In Stigmatopora nigra isolate UIUO_SnigA chromosome 2, RoL_Snig_1.1, whole genome shotgun sequence, a single window of DNA contains:
- the LOC144208606 gene encoding uncharacterized protein LOC144208606 has protein sequence MRVADVRVQIGDVRRQDGLGAGRLHGRALQSCSELTISRRNSDRLRTRRCSTFILHRAPTAGKDQECGQNDQKGAACRRHNKNSTQVKMDHTTPDIPADSEFHKWTWFLHMNR, from the exons ATGC GCGTGGCCGATGTCAGAGTTCAAATAGGCGACGTCAGACGCCAAGACGGTTTAGGTGCCGGAAGGCTGCACgggcgtgcactgcagagctgctcagaACTGACGATTTCCCGAAGAAACTCTGACAGACTTCGCACAAGACGATGCAGCACATTCA tccttCATCGAGCTCCGACTGCTGGGAAagatcaagaatgtggccaaaacgaccagaaaggagcagcttgtcgacgccataacaaa aattccacccaagtcaagATGGACCACACCACTCCTGACATTCCTGCCGATTctg aattccacaagtggacctggtttctgcatatgaacagatag